Proteins found in one Streptomyces sp. NBC_00461 genomic segment:
- a CDS encoding urea amidolyase associated protein UAAP2, with protein sequence MSTPTTVSSTVIPARAAWSSVIRTGETLTITDLHGNQAVDFLVYDAHDTSVRYSAPDTIHAQGTIFLTTGSVLMSNEHTPLMTVAADEVGRHDTVGGACSKESNTLRYGHHTWSQHACVDNFLAEGARHGLGKRDLVSNINWYMNVPVEKDGTLGIVDGLSAPGRKVALRAERDVLVLVSNCPQINNPCNGFEPTAVEMTITAADAVEGEGA encoded by the coding sequence ATGAGCACGCCGACGACCGTGTCCTCGACCGTCATTCCGGCACGCGCCGCCTGGTCGTCCGTCATCCGCACGGGCGAGACGCTGACCATCACCGACCTGCACGGCAACCAGGCCGTCGACTTCCTCGTGTACGACGCCCACGACACATCGGTCCGCTACAGCGCCCCCGACACCATCCACGCGCAGGGCACCATCTTCCTGACCACGGGCAGCGTGCTGATGTCCAACGAGCACACCCCGCTGATGACCGTGGCCGCCGACGAGGTGGGCCGCCACGACACGGTCGGCGGGGCCTGCTCCAAGGAGTCGAACACCCTCCGGTACGGGCACCACACCTGGTCCCAGCACGCGTGCGTGGACAACTTCCTCGCCGAGGGCGCGCGGCACGGCCTCGGCAAGCGCGACCTCGTCTCCAACATCAACTGGTACATGAACGTGCCCGTCGAGAAGGACGGCACCCTCGGGATCGTCGACGGCCTCTCGGCACCGGGCCGGAAGGTCGCCCTGCGCGCCGAGCGCGACGTTCTCGTGCTGGTCTCCAACTGCCCCCAGATCAACAACCCCTGCAACGGCTTCGAACCGACGGCCGTGGAGATGACGA
- a CDS encoding urea amidolyase associated protein UAAP1, with amino-acid sequence MATATTYGARDHARAQEGARAEAMPVVPSADWPDPPCEAGHLVWAETVAGGNYTHRVLARGTELRLTDLRGDACAHLVLLVADRPWERLNVADTVKVQWNAYLGEGRLLLSDQGRVLASVVADTSGRHDALCGTSSLVRNTERYGDGTPQSASPAGRELLKLAAAKNGLQPRDLPPSLSFFQGVEVREDGTLDFTGSVGPGGTVTLRAEQDLTVLIVNVPHPADPRPDYVSTPLEVLAWRAAPTAPGDALWEATPEGRRAFLNTAEFLAARGLS; translated from the coding sequence ATGGCGACAGCGACCACATACGGAGCCCGCGACCACGCCCGCGCCCAGGAGGGCGCACGCGCCGAGGCCATGCCCGTCGTGCCGTCCGCCGACTGGCCCGACCCGCCCTGCGAGGCGGGCCACCTGGTCTGGGCCGAGACGGTGGCGGGCGGCAACTACACCCACCGGGTGCTGGCCCGCGGTACGGAGCTGCGCCTGACCGACCTGCGCGGCGACGCCTGCGCCCACCTCGTGCTGCTCGTGGCCGACCGGCCCTGGGAGCGGCTGAACGTCGCCGACACGGTGAAGGTCCAGTGGAACGCCTACCTCGGTGAGGGCCGGCTGCTGCTGTCCGACCAGGGCCGGGTCCTGGCGTCGGTCGTAGCCGACACCTCCGGGCGGCACGACGCGCTGTGCGGCACCTCCAGCCTCGTACGCAACACCGAGCGGTACGGCGACGGCACCCCCCAGTCCGCCTCCCCTGCGGGCCGCGAGCTGCTGAAGCTGGCTGCCGCGAAGAACGGCCTGCAGCCGCGCGACCTGCCGCCGTCGCTGTCCTTCTTCCAGGGCGTCGAGGTGCGCGAGGACGGCACCCTGGACTTCACCGGCTCCGTCGGCCCCGGCGGCACCGTCACGCTCCGCGCCGAGCAGGACCTCACCGTCCTGATCGTCAACGTGCCGCACCCGGCCGACCCGCGCCCCGACTACGTCAGCACCCCGCTGGAGGTCCTCGCCTGGCGCGCCGCGCCGACCGCACCGGGCGACGCGCTGTGGGAGGCCACGCCCGAGGGCCGCCGCGCCTTCCTGAACACCGCCGAATTCCTTGCCGCGAGGGGGCTCTCATGA